From Daucus carota subsp. sativus chromosome 6, DH1 v3.0, whole genome shotgun sequence, the proteins below share one genomic window:
- the LOC108226155 gene encoding uncharacterized protein LOC108226155, which produces MTNTTEQTTGNTSNPNPGFDFGNSPEGLLPTPEEQQQMLLKWREEQAAKAQSSKTKEQEAARLAKKREADELRLKALQLQREEIELQERALREALEAEGDRAPEGEGNKKRNREDQDGSSDSESHSRGPRHRHVTPSDSEGEEGPHVRDRLRRMEKAMFGDKTLTHEPVIVEEIEQYRPPPGRQFPKMNEFNGKGDPIDHCDKYESLMTGMGHCDIMLCKMFKTYLKGSATMWYRSLRPRSVSSYDQLKRKFLRHYSHLCRREKDTEALIHCRQRPNEELGDYLARFKEEAGMVTNLDKVKAAGFLTAGLDPVKGKKLRSSLYDIPPKSLNDIYLRGESIRRKMESIGGHKNDRKDDRYSSRSDGKGKRNDGYRGRRDERDDKLDRGAERRRDRDSTVFTPLNTSVSKILNEIKGKPGFVRPPKMKIPDYKKNSDKYCDYHRDNGHNTDECYHLKKLIERMVKAGDLNQYVKDLRDRLGPKEDKGKAPEEGERYRGEVRTIFGGTILDRSSKTAKKKYARQVYNLYSINSTKQSYPIMFSQEDYEDVMLPHEDPLVINPVISQNKIWKVLVDGGSSVNVLYYNTYQKMNLEGKQIDTCYEAPLYGFGNQPVPIEGTIHLPLLLGKSPYTVEKQVKFYVVRVESPFNAILGRPVLTAFEAIASIPHLKLKFPTEKGVGEMRGDQKAARIIMLEDLEKDKDLGGAEGNKRRRTEDGPGGSGHALHIELEKFGNDLSNPIAEPGTETEEVELYAGCSGKMVRIGKDMEPGLKEKVIDVVRRYHDVFAWGPEDMPGLDESIARHRLNVHPQAVPVKQKKRNFAVERQKVIEAEVEKLLEAKFIEEIEYPEWLANVVVVKKSNNKWRMCVDYTDLNKNCPKDHYPLPNIDQLIDATSGYQILSFLDAFSGYHQIAMDAEDIPKTAFITPKGTYAYIKMPFGLKNAGATFQRMVNKVFADQIGRNMECYVDDMIVKSLFRDHADDLKECFEALRRNNMKINPAKCTFGVCSGKFLGYMVSARGIEANPEKIKAVLEMEAPKTIRDIQKLTGRLAALRRFISRSAEKALPFFEVLKGAKNFEWGPNCIKAFEEIKEYLVKAPLLLRPDPKETLQLYLAVSDRTLGAVLVKEHEKNQHPVFYVSHMLRDAETRYPNAEKFAYGLVMASRKLRHYFQGRTIQVVTDQPLKKILSRPEASGRVVAWSVELGEYDLEYVPRTAIKAQALVDFMVECIFSGPKDLEPKEQLIRTPGKWKLFVDGSVAGSKCGAGLILSSPDGFEICQAIRFTFPLTNNEAEYEALLAGMGLAKNLEVRHLRAFSDSMLVVKHFSGEYEQNEPRTKAYAAKVREQTQFFETFELSAIGREDNGRADALSRLASAETQNLTGSIYLTEVKKPSVDKKACLEIHQGIDWMTPIRTYLEKGFLPLEKKEAQKIKYRAASYTLIGGRLFRRSVSQPLLRCLDPEEQLLALETVHEGICGEHLAGRSLALKILRQGFFWPTLREDAANYSKKCRQCQIHSNVPKQPPEEMTSVLSPIPFSMWAIDIVGILPTSTRQAKYCIVAIDYMTKWVEARPLSAITEQAAKKFFLEQIIVRFGIPMVCVSDNGTQFVGRKFKEFLASFGIQQRFSSVGHPQGNGAIEAANKIIFHGIKKRLGEAKGLWAEKLPWVLWAYRTTPRSSTGETPFRLAYGTDSLVPVEVGLASYRTQVFNPDTNEYGLRGNLDLLEEEREAAHQRNVRYQQQASQYYDSGIRKRSFRVGDMVLRDLATSMPTKQGKLMPNWEGPYTVVEIVRPGTYKLAASDGSPIKNTWHASQLRKYYQ; this is translated from the coding sequence ATGACAAACACAACCGAACAAACCACTGGAAACACCTCCAACCCAAACCCCGGTTTTGACTTTGGCAACAGTCCCGAAGGGCTGCTGCCCACCCCTGAGGAACAACAGCAGATGCTGTTGAAATGGCGAGAAGAGCAGGCTGCTAAAGCCCAATCTTCCAAGACCAAAGAGCAAGAAGCTGCCCGATTAGCCAAGAAGAGGGAAGCCGATGAACTGCGGCTGAAGGCCCTCCAGCTACAAAGGGAAGAAATTGAGCTCCAGGAAAGAGCCCTCCGAGAGGCCTTAGAGGCCGAAGGAGATCGAGCGCCAGAAGGCGAAGGAAATAAGAAGAGGAATCGGGAAGACCAAGACGGGTCTTCGGACTCCGAGTCACACTCCCGAGGGCCTCGTCACAGGCATGTCACACCTTCGGATTCCGAAGGGGAGGAAGGCCCCCACGTTAGGGACCGACTGCGCCGAATGGAGAAGGCCATGTTTGGGGACAAGACGTTGACCCATGAGCCAGTGATAGTCGAAGAGATCGAGCAATATCGGCCGCCCCCAGGGAGACAGTTCCCGAAAATGAATGAATTTAATGGGAAGGGCGACCCGATCGATCACTGCGACAAGTACGAGTCCCTCATGACCGGAATGGGGCATTGTGACATCATGCTATGCAAGATGTTCAAGACCTACCTAAAGGGATCCGCTACGATGTGGTACCGATCCCTGCGGCCAAGGTCGGTCAGTTCTTATGATCAATTGAAACGCAAGTTCTTGAGGCACTACTCTCACTTGTGCCGAAGAGAGAAGGATACAGAAGCACTTATTCATTGCCGGCAGAGACCTAATGAAGAGCTGGGCGATTACCTGGCTAGGTTCAAGGAAGAAGCCGGGATGGTCACCAACCTGGATAAGGTGAAGGCTGCAGGATTCCTGACGGCGGGTCTGGATCCGGTGAAGGGTAAGAAGCTCCGGTCATCTTTATACGATATACCTCCCAAGTCGTTGAACGACATTTACTTGCGAGGGGAGAGCATCAGAAGGAAAATGGAGTCCATTGGGGGACATAAGAATGACCGGAAAGATGATCGGTACAGTTCCCGTTCGGACGGCAAAGGAAAAAGAAATGATGGTTACCGAGGCAGAAGAGATGAAAGGGATGATAAGCTGGACAGAGGGGCCGAACGAAGGAGAGATAGAGACAGCACTGTGTTCACTCCTCTGAATACATCTGTCTCCAAGATTCTGAACGAGATTAAGGGGAAACCAGGATTCGTTCGGCCACCGAAGATGAAGATCCCAGATTACAAGAAAAACTCAGATAAGTATTGCGATTATCATCGGGACAACGGTCATAATACCGATGAATGCTACCACTTGAAGAAGTTAATAGAAAGGATGGTCAAGGCTGGAGATTTGAACCAGTATGTTAAGGATCTGAGGGATCggttgggtcccaaagaagataAAGGGAAGGCGCCCGAAGAAGGTGAGAGGTACAGAGGTGAGGTCCGAACGATTTTTGGGGGAACAATTCTGGACCGAAGTAGCAAGACAGCCAAGAAGAAGTACGCCCGACAGGTCTACAACCTCTATagcatcaactccaccaaacaGTCGTATCCTATAATGTTCTCACAAGAAGACTATGAGGATGTTATGCTGCCGCACGAGGATCCGTTGGTCATTAATCCCGTGATCAGTCAAAATAAGATCTGGAAGGTCCTGGTTGATGGAGGAAGTTCTGTTAACGTCCTCTACTACAACACCTACCAGAAGATGAACCTAGAAGGCAAGCAGATCGATACCTGCTATGAGGCACCTCTCTATGGGTTCGGCAATCAGCCCGTCCCGATTGAAGGTACGATCCACTTGCCCTTATTGCTCGGTAAATCCCCTTATACTGTGGAAAAACAGGTCAAGTTCTATGTGGTCCGAGTCGAGAGTCCTTTCAATGCCATCTTAGGGAGACCTGTTCTCACTGCTTTCGAAGCCATTGCCTCTATTCCCCACCTCAAGTTGAAGTTCCCGACCGAGAAGGGAGTGGGGGAGATGAGAGGTGATCAGAAGGCCGCTCGGATCATTATGCTGGAAGACTTGGAGAAAGACAAGGATCTAGGCGGCGCCGAAGGAAACAAACGGCGCCGAACCGAAGATGGTCCTGGGGGCAGCGGCCATGCCCTACACATTGAGTTGGAAAAGTTTGGAAATGATCTCTCAAACCCGATAGCCGAACCAGGCACTGAGACCGAAGAGGTGGAATTATATGCAGGGTGCTCGGGAAAAATGGTTCGGATCGGTAAAGATATGGAACCAGGGCTGAAGGAAAAGGTGATTGATGTGGTCCGACGGTACCATGATGTTTTTGCCTGGGGGCCCGAAGATATGCCGGGATTGGATGAGTCGATCGCTCGGCACAGGCTAAATGTTCATCCACAGGCTGTGCCCGTTAAGCAGAAAAAGAGGAACTTCGCTGTGGAAAGGCAGAAGGTGATTGAGGCCGAAGTGGAGAAGTTACTGGAGGCCAAGtttattgaagaaattgagtatCCTGAGTGGTTGGCAAATGTGGTGgtggtcaaaaagtcaaacaacaaATGGAGAATGTGTGTCGATTATACCGACCTCAACAAAAATTGCCCGAAGGATCATTACCCTCTGCCGAACATCGATCAGCTGATAGATGCCACCTCTGGCTATCAAATACTCAGCTTTTTGGACGCGTTTTCAGGCTATCATCAGATCGCCATGGATGCCGAGGATATTCCCAAGACAGCATTCATCACCCCGAAGGGAACCTATGCTTACATCAAGATGCCCTTCGGTCTGAAAAATGCGGgggccacttttcaaaggatgGTGAACAAAGTCTTCGCCGATCAGATAGGCCGAAACATGGAATGCTACGTCGATGATATGATAGTAAAGTCCTTGTTTCGAGATCACGCCGATGACCTCAAGGAATGCTTTGAGGCCCTAAGACGGAACAACATGAAGATCAACCCCGCCAAGTGCACCTTCGGGGTTTGTAGTGGCAAGTTCCTAGGGTACATGGTCAGTGCAAGGGGGATCGAAGCGAATCCTGAGAAGATAAAGGCAGTGTTAGAAATGGAAGCCCCAAAGACCATTCGGGACATTCAGAAGTTAACTGGACGACTGGCAGCCCTCCGAAGGTTCATCTCTCGGTCGGCGGAAAAGGCGCTCCCTTTTTTCGAAGTTTTGAAAGGAGCAAAGAATTTTGAGTGGGGGCCGAACTGCATAAAGGCCTTCGAAGAAATAAAGGAATATCTGGTTAAAGCCCCTCTACTGCTGAGGCCCGATCCGAAGGAGACCCTCCAGCTGTACTTGGCAGTAAGTGACCGAACCCTTGGTGCGGTCTTAGTGAAGGAGCACGAGAAGAACCAACATCCGGTCTTCTATGTGTCTCATATGTTGAGGGATGCCGAAACCCGATACCCGAATGCCGAGAAGTTCGCATATGGGCTGGTCATGGCCTCCCGAAAATTGCGACACTATTTCCAAGGGCGAACGATACAAGTGGTCACCGACCAACCTTTGAAGAAGATCCTCAGCCGACCGGAGGCTTCGGGCAGAGTCGTCGCCTGGTCTGTAGAATTGGGGGAATATGACTTAGAGTACGTTCCCCGAACAGCCATCAAAGCCCAAGCCTTGGTTGACTTCATGGTGGAGTGCATTTTTTCAGGGCCGAAGGACTTGGAGCCGAAAGAACAGCTCATCCGGACTCCGGGAAAGTGGAAGTTGTTTGTAGATGGGTCGGTGGCCGGGTCTAAATGTGGGGCTGGATTGATCCTTTCTAGCCCCGATGGATTTGAGATTTGTCAAGCTATCCGATTCACTTTCCCTTTGACCAACAATGAGGCCGAATACGAAGCCCTCCTAGCAGGAATGGGCCTAGCAAAAAATCTAGAAGTAAGGCATTTGAGGGCTTTCAGTGACTCCATGCTGGTCGTCAAGCACTTTTCCGGGGAATATGAACAGAATGAGCCCCGAACGAAGGCTTACGCCGCTAAGGTACGGGAACAAACTCAGTTTTTCGAAACATTCGAATTAAGCGCCATCGGTCGGGAGGACAATGGCCGTGCCGATGCTCTCTCTCGCTTAGCCTCGGCCGAAACACAAAATTTGACGGGGTCCATCTACTTGACGGAGGTGAAAAAGCCTTCGGTCGACAAGAAAGCTTGCCTGGAGATTCATCAAGGCATAGATTGGATGACCCCCATCAGAACCTACTTAGAGAAGGGGTTCTTGCCCTTAGAGAAGAAGGAAGCCCAAAAGATAAAGTACCGAGCAGCTAGCTACACACTGATCGGGGGCCGACTCTTTAGGCGATCAGTCTCTCAGCCCCTGCTCCGATGCTTGGATCCAGAGGAACAGCTTCTAGCCTTGGAGACAGTTCACGAAGGAATCTGTGGCGAACACCTGGCCGGCAGATCCCTAGCCCTAAAGATACTCCGACAGGGTTTCTTCTGGCCGACCCTTAGAGAAGATGCAGCCAACTATTCAAAGAAATGCCGACAATGTCAAATCCACAGCAATGTTCCGAAGCAACCCCCAGAAGAAATGACTTCGGTCCTCAGCCCAATACCATTCTCCATGTGGGCCATCGACATAGTGGGAATCCTACCGACCAGCACCCGGCAAGCCAAATACTGCATAGTGGCCATTGACTACATGACAAAGTGGGTCGAAGCCCGACCGCTCTCAGCTATCACCGAACAGGCCGCCAAGAAATTCTTCCTAGAGCAAATAATTGTGAGGTTCGGCATACCGATGGTGTGTGTATCCGATAATGGCACTCAGTTTGTTGGGAGGAAGTTCAAAGAATTCTTGGCCAGCTTCGGCATTCAACAAAGGTTCAGCTCGGTCGGACATCCCCAAGGAAACGGGGCGATCGAGGCAGCTAACAAGATCATCTTTCACGGAATCAAGAAGCGCCTTGGAGAAGCTAAGGGAC